The genomic DNA GTAACATCCGCTCGATAAGTTGAAATCCTTCTTGGGAACTTTTAGCGAGTAACGGAAGCCAGTTGTATCCATCAAAATCGTTCACCCGTTCAATTGTCACATCCATCCGTGATTCCTCCTTCTTTTCTTTTGGATTATTCCTTTTTCGACCCTGTCAAAAACCCGATTTTCCTTTTCGGAGAATCTTTTTTTACGAGGGACTGGATTTTTAAAAGCCCTTTTGCGTATAATGAGAAGTAATGGATTGAACGCAAATGAAAGGAAGTGGCCGTCACAATGAGCCTCAGCCGTTTAAGTAAAGAAGAAATTACCGATCTTTCACTGATTAACTTCGTCAATGAAATGCTGCAAGAAGCGGGCGAACAGCCTATTACTTTCGATGACATCACAAAAGAAATCGAAAAATATCATACGTTTAAAAATGAAGAGGATAAGTTCGAGAAACTTGCCCAACTTTATACGGACATGAACATCGATGGGAACTTCGTTAACGTCGGAGCTAACCGTTGGTCGCTTCGTGCTTGGTACCCATTCGATAAATCGGATGAGGATTTGGTCATTGAAGCCCGTCAACGTGGTGAACTCGATGAGTTCGAAGAAGAGTTCAACTATGACGCGGAAGAAGATGAGTTCGAGACGATCGAAGATGATCTCGATACATTCGCGAAAACTGCTGATTATGATGCAGCAGACGACAGCGAAGAAGACACATTCAAAAAAGTTGCGGTCATTGATGACCTCGAAGACGATTTGGATGAAGAAGACCTCGAAGATTTCGAGGAAGATGACGAAGAAGTTTAACAACCGCAACCTGCCATTTTTGAACATGAAAATGGTAGTTTTTTCGTTGACGGCTGACACAAGGACGTGTGATTTTTTTCTTTAAAAATCTGCTTGACGAAGTTTTCGGAATGACGTAAGTTAGTCATGGGCTTCTTTAAGCAACGTGCTTAATTTCAGCAAAAGTGTCTCCTGTGAATGGGGGCACTTTTGCTTTTTTATTTTTTAACGACCTCTGACAGATTTCTGGACTCGAGAAGGGAGCAATTTAATCATGACAAAGTATATTTTCGTAACCGGTGGGGTAGTATCTTCGCTTGGTAAAGGGATCACGGCGGCATCACTCGCTCGTCTCTTGAAAAACCGTGGCCTCAACGTCACAATCCAAAAATTCGACCCGTACATCAACATCGACCCGGGAACGATGAGCCCGTACCAGCACGGGGAAGTTTTCGTCACGGATGACGGCGCTGAAACCGATCTTGACCTTGGTCACTACGAACGTTTCATCGACATTAACCTCAGTCAGAATGCGAACGTCACGTCAGGCCGCATCTACTCGACGGTCCTTAAAAAAGAACGCCGTGGCGACTACAACGGTGGAACGGTTCAGGTCATTCCGCACATCACGAATGAAATCAAAGACCGTGTTTTCCGTGCCGGAAAAGAAACAGGCGCTGACGTCGTCATCACAGAGATTGGTGGAACAGTAGGGGATATCGAATCGCTTCCGTTCATCGAAGCCATTCGTCAGGTGAAAAACGATATCGGAAAAGAGAACGTCATGTACGTTCACTGTACGCTTGTTCCGTATCTTGCAGCTGCAGGCGAGCTGAAGACGAAACCGACACAACACAGTGTCAAAGAACTCCGCAGCTACGGAATTCAGCCGGACATCATCGTGCTTCGTGCAGAACATGATGTACCGCAAGAAATGAAAGATAAAATTGCCCTCTTCTGTGACACACGTCCGGAAGCGGTCATCGAAGCGAAGGATGCATCGACGCTTTACGAAGTGCCGCTTAACTTACAACGTCAAGGCATGGACCAACTCGTCTGTGACTACTTCAAGTTTGATACGCCGGCTGCTGATATGACAGCATGGAAACAACTTGTTCACACCGTGACACACCTCGAGAAGAAAACGAAAATCGCTCTTGTCGGGAAGTACGTCGAACTCCGTGATGCGTACATCTCGGTTGCAGAAGCCTTGAAACATGCCGGTTTCGCCTTCAACAGCGACATCGAAATCGACTGGATCAATGCAGAAGACGTCACACGTGAAAACGTTCAGGAATTACTCGGTTCAGCAAACGGAATCCTTGTCCCGGGCGGATTTGGAGAGCGTGGAATCGAAGGGAAAATCGAAGCAACCCGTTTCGCCCGTGAAAACAATGTACCGTTCTTCGGAATTTGTCTCGGTATGCAACTGGCGACAGTTGAGTTTGCGCGCAACGTCTTGAACTTAGAAGGTGCTCACTCGGCAGAAATCGATCCGGCGACACCGTATCCGATCATCGATTTGCTTCCGGAACAAAAAGATATCGAGGATCTCGGCGGAACACTTCGTCTCGGTCTTTATCCATGTAAGCTTGAAGACGGTTCAAAAGCACGTGCGGCGTACTCGAGTGAACTCGTATACGAACGTCACCGTCACCGTTATGAGTTCGGCAACGAATTCCGTGAACAGTTCGAAGCAAACGGCATGATCTTCTCCGGTACAAGCCCGGATGGCCGTCTCGTTGAAATTATCGAGATTCCGGAACACAAATGGTTCGTCGCGTGTCAGTTCCACCCGGAATTAATTTCGCGTCCAGAGCGTCCGCAAGCTCTGTTCCATGACTTCATCCAAGCATCGCTTGGTGAGTAAGAAATTTAGCGAACGGCTAAACACCCCTGTTTCCAAATTGGAGACAGGGGTGTTCTGTTTATTATTATAGAAGAAAAGCGTCATTCCCACTCTTCCGTCATCTCTTGTAATTGCGTCAAAATGTGCGTCAACAGGAAGGCACCCAACGCGAGACTCGGCAAACCGTGACGGGAACCGTCCTCAGCCGGAAGCAGACCTTTATCGAATTTCAAGGCAAGCGGTGCGATTGACCGTTCCAGTGTGTCGGTCATGTCGCCGAGCGTGATGATCGAATAGGGCGTATGCCACGCATCATA from Exiguobacterium sibiricum 7-3 includes the following:
- the rpoE gene encoding DNA-directed RNA polymerase subunit delta, whose product is MAVTMSLSRLSKEEITDLSLINFVNEMLQEAGEQPITFDDITKEIEKYHTFKNEEDKFEKLAQLYTDMNIDGNFVNVGANRWSLRAWYPFDKSDEDLVIEARQRGELDEFEEEFNYDAEEDEFETIEDDLDTFAKTADYDAADDSEEDTFKKVAVIDDLEDDLDEEDLEDFEEDDEEV
- a CDS encoding CTP synthase, whose amino-acid sequence is MTKYIFVTGGVVSSLGKGITAASLARLLKNRGLNVTIQKFDPYINIDPGTMSPYQHGEVFVTDDGAETDLDLGHYERFIDINLSQNANVTSGRIYSTVLKKERRGDYNGGTVQVIPHITNEIKDRVFRAGKETGADVVITEIGGTVGDIESLPFIEAIRQVKNDIGKENVMYVHCTLVPYLAAAGELKTKPTQHSVKELRSYGIQPDIIVLRAEHDVPQEMKDKIALFCDTRPEAVIEAKDASTLYEVPLNLQRQGMDQLVCDYFKFDTPAADMTAWKQLVHTVTHLEKKTKIALVGKYVELRDAYISVAEALKHAGFAFNSDIEIDWINAEDVTRENVQELLGSANGILVPGGFGERGIEGKIEATRFARENNVPFFGICLGMQLATVEFARNVLNLEGAHSAEIDPATPYPIIDLLPEQKDIEDLGGTLRLGLYPCKLEDGSKARAAYSSELVYERHRHRYEFGNEFREQFEANGMIFSGTSPDGRLVEIIEIPEHKWFVACQFHPELISRPERPQALFHDFIQASLGE